In Clupea harengus chromosome 1, Ch_v2.0.2, whole genome shotgun sequence, one DNA window encodes the following:
- the LOC105898654 gene encoding ATP-dependent Clp protease proteolytic subunit, mitochondrial produces MLIRRILQLGVSAAKGSRIIHHSAPWKSPLIPIVVEQTGRGERAYDIYSRLLRERIICVMGPIDDSVASLVIAQLLFLQSESNNKPIHMYINSPGGVVTAGLAIYDTMQYILNPISTWCVGQAASMGSLLLAAGTAGMRHSLPNARIMVHQPSGGARGQATDIAIQAEEILKLKHQINLIYSKHTGQLLEKIEGVMERDRYMSPIEAQDFGIIDRVLVHPPQAGQDEPELVQKEQTTPSSSPAAPDTPAPEQGFSGTNPPSSYKPEP; encoded by the exons ATGTTGATACGA AGAATATTACAATTGGGCGTCTCTGCTGCGAAAGGAAGTCGGATCATTCATCACAGTGCGCCATGGAAAAGTCCTCTTATACCCATTGTAGTTGAACAGACG GGCCGAGGAGAGCGCGCCTATGACATCTACTCTCGCctcttgagagagagaatcatctGTGTGATGGGTCCA atTGATGACTCTGTAGCAAGCCTTGTTATTGCCCAGTTGCTGTTCCTTCAGTCAGAGAGCAACAACAAACCCATCCACATGTACATCAACAGCCCtg GTGGTGTGGTGACAGCAGGACTGGCCATCTACGACACCATGCAGTACATCCTGAACCCCATCTCCACCTGGTGTGTGGGACAGGCTGCCAGCATGGGCAGCTTACTCCTGGCCGCAGGCACAGCTGGTATGAGGCACTCGCTGCCAAATGCCCGGATTATGGTGCACCAACCATCAGGAGGGGCAAGG GGTCAGGCCACAGATATTGCCATTCAGGCAGAGGAGATTCTTAAACTGAAACATCAGATCAACCTCATTTACAGCAAACACACGGGCCAGCTACTGGAAAAAATAG agggtgtgatggagagagatcGCTACATGAGCCCGATCGAGGCTCAGGATTTTGGAATCATCGACCGGGTCCTGGTGCACCCGCCTCAGGCAGGACAGGACGAACCGGAACTGGTCCAAAAGGAGCAGACCACACCGTCGAGCTCCCCCGCTGCCCCCGACACGCCGGCCCCTGAACAAGGGTTTTCCGGGACCAACCCACCCTCCTCATACAAACCCGAACCCTGA
- the si:dkey-204f11.64 gene encoding guanine nucleotide-binding protein G(I)/G(S)/G(O) subunit gamma-5 gives MSNNSANSNLVTAQKAVKQLRLEASVRRIKVSQAAADLKTFCLQNAHKDPLLMGVPSSDNPFRPPKSCALF, from the exons ATGTCAAACAACAGCGCGAACAGCAATTTAGTTACAGCACAAAAAGCCGTCAAACAACTACGGCTGGAGGCTAGTGTCCGCAGGATCAAG GTATCACAGGCTGCTGCTGACCTGAAGACTTTCTGCCTGCAAAATGCACATAAAGACCCTCTACTAATGGGGGTTCCATCCAGCGACAACCCGTTTCGCCCTCCCAAGTCTTGTGCACTGTTCTGA
- the carm1 gene encoding histone-arginine methyltransferase CARM1: MCAAASCLSPRSKMAVSVFPGVRLLSIGDANGDIQRHSEQQPLRLEVKTTQDAVLINLSNTEETCVFKCSISPDTECSRVGKQSFIVTLGCNSVLLQFPSQTEFSSFYNLLKNCCGHRGEQSVFSERTEESSAVQYFQFYGYLSQQQNMMQDYVRTGTYQRAILQNHIDFKDKVVLDVGCGSGILSFFAAQAGARKVYAVEASSMAQHAEVLVNSNRLNDRVIVIPGKVEEVTLPEQVDVIISEPMGYMLFNERMLESYLHAKKFLKNNGKMFPTIGDVHLAPFTDEQLYMEQFTKANFWYQPSFHGVDLSALRGAAVDEYFRQPIVDTFDIRILMAKSVKYTVNFLETKEEDLYKIEIPFKFHMLHSGLVHGLAFWFDVAFMGSVATVWLSTAPTEPLTHWYQVRCLLQSPLFAKAGDTMSGTAVLLANKRQSYDISIVAQVDQTGSKSSNLLDLKNPFFRYTGTAPAPPPGSHYTSPSENMWNTGGAYSGSQGMAVSGMPAAYDLSTVIGGGGSTVSHNNLIPLVNTGIVNHTHSRMGSIMSTGIVQGASTGQQGPSSSSSYYPVTNQFTMGGPAISMASPMAIPSNTMHYGS, translated from the exons ATGTGCGCTGCTGCGAGCTGTCTCTCCCCTAGATCGAAGATGGCGGTGTCCGTATTCCCCGGCGTGCGGCTCCTCTCAATCGGAGACGCAAACGGCGACATACAGCGGCATTCGGAGCAGCAACCTCTACGGCTGGAGGTGAAAACGACCCAGGATGCGGTCCTGATAAACCTCTCCAACA CAGAAGAGACCTGCGTGTTCAAATGCTCCATCTCACCGGACACAGAATGCAGCCGCGTGGGCAAGCAGTCCTTCATCGTCACCCTCGGGTGCAACAGTGTACTGCTGCAGTTTCCATCCCAAACAG AGTTCTCCTCCTTCTACAACCTCCTTAAGAACTGCTGTGGACACCGAGGAGAGCAGTCTGTCTTCAGCGAAAGGACAGAGGAATCCTCTGCTGTACAGTATTTCCAG TTCTATGGCTACCTCTCCCAGCAGCAGAACATGATGCAGGATTATGTTAGAACTGGAACCTACCAGCGGGCAATCCTCCAGAATCACATAGACTTCAAGGACAAG GTGGTGTTGGATGTGGGCTGTGGGTCTGGGATCCTCTCCTTCTTTGCCGCTCAGGCTGGAGCAAGGAAGGTGTACGCTGTGGAGGCCAGTAGCATGGCCCAGCATGCAGAG GTGCTAGTGAACAGTAACCGTCTGAATGACCGGGTGATCGTGATCCCTGggaaggtggaggaggtgacGCTGCCGGAGCAGGTGGATGTGATCATCTCTGAGCCCATGGGCTACATGCTCTTCAATGAACGCATGCTGGAGAGCTACCTGCACGCCAAGAAGTTCCTCAAAAACAACG GTAAAATGTTTCCAACCATCGGCGATGTCCACTTGGCGCCCTTCACAGATGAGCAGTTGTACATGGAGCAGTTCACCAAGGCCAACTTCTG GTACCAGCCGTCCTTCCATGGGGTGGATCTCTCTGCACTCAGAGGGGCAGCCGTGGATGAGTATTTCCGCCAGCCCATTGTG GACACCTTTGACATCAGGATCCTAATGGCAAAGTCTGTAAAATACACCGTTAACTTCCTGGAGACTAAAGAAGAAGATTTATACAA gATCGAGATCCCTTTCAAGTTCCACATGCTCCACTCTGGGCTAGTCCACGGGCTGGCCTTCTGGTTCGACGTGGCGTTCATGGGATCTGT GGCGACGGTGTGGCTGTCCACGGCCCCCACGGAGCCCCTCACCCACTGGTACCAGGTGCGCTGCCTGCTGCAGTCGCCCCTCTTCGCCAAAGCTGGAGACACCATGTCGGGCACTGCCGTGCTCCTGGCAAACAAGAG ACAGAGCTATGACATCAGCATTGTGGCACAAGTGGATCAGACAGGCTCTAAGTCCAGCAACCTGCTGGACCTGAAGAACCCCTTTTTCCG GTATACAGGCACCGCCCCAGCCCCCCCTCCGGGCTCCCACTACACCTCCCCCTCTGAGAACATGTGGAATACAGGGGGTGCCTACAGCGGGAGCCAGGGCATGGCTGTGTccg ggATGCCTGCAGCCTATGACCTGAGCACAGTCATCGGCGGTGGTGGTTCCACAGTGTCTCACAACAACCTCATCCCCctcg tgAATACCGGCAttgtaaaccacacacactccagaatgGGCTCTATCATGAGCACAGGAATAGTTCAGG gAGCCTCCACTGGCCAGCAAggtcccagcagcagcagctcttaCTATCCAGTAACCAACCAGTTCACAATGGGCGGGCCGGCTATCTCCATGGCGTCCCCCATGGCGATCCCTAGCAACACCATGCACTACGGGAGCTAG
- the yipf2 gene encoding protein YIPF2 — MASPDDLKFQEFDEAADLLSADPGASTLSVSALSGTTAGTQDTKVDLSEDEENQQENSGLLGGENKTGGFWTFEYYQSFFNVDTMQVLDRIKGSVMPVPGRNFIKHHIRNSPDLYGPFWICATLVFSVAISGNLSNFLSHKGDGQYHYRPQFHKVTIAALVVFLYAWLVPLGVWGFLTWRQGTERQTSAYSFLETVCVYGYSLFIFIPTSVLWSIPFQWVQWTLIVIAMVISGSVLVLTFWPVVRDDTKVTAFATVASIVVLHALLAIGCKLYFFETALEITPTPTPGHLTTNTSMGQMN, encoded by the exons ATGGCAAGTCCTGATGACTTAAAATTTCAAG AATTCGATGAGGCCGCAGACTTGCTGTCAGCTGACCCTGGGGCCTCTACCCTCAGCGTGTCCGCCTTGAGTGGCACAACAGCAGGGACCCAGGACACTAAAGTAGACCTCTCCGAGGATGAAGAGAACCAGCAGGAGAACTCAGGG CTACTAGGTGGAGAGAATAAGACTGGCGGTTTTTGGACATTTGAATACTACCAGTCATTCTTCAATGTAGACACAATGCAG GTGCTGGATAGAATCAAAGGATCTGTGATGCCTGTGCCTGGGAGAAACTTTATAAAGCACCACATCCGAAACAGTCCAGATTTATACG GTCCCTTCTGGATCTGTGCAACACTGGTGTTCTCTGTGGCCATCAGTGGGAACCTTTCGAACTTCCTGAGCCACAAGGGTGATGGGCAGTACCACTACAGGCCCCAGTTCCACAAAG TGACGATAGCAGCGCTTGTGGTGTTCCTCTATGCATGGCTTGTGCCGCTGGGCGTCTGGGGTTTCCTGACCTGGCGGCAGGGGACAGAGCGCCAGACCAGTGCGTACTCCTTCCTGGAGacggtgtgtgtctatggataCTCCTTGTTTATCTTCATCCCCACCTCG GTATTATGGAGCATACCATTTCAATGGGTACAATGGACTCTCATTGTAATTGCTATGGTAATCTCAGGGTCAGTACTAGTCCTCACATTTTGGCCTGTGGTTCGTGATGACACCAAGGTGACCGCTTTTGCCACGGTGGCAAGCATTGTGGTGCTCCATGCCCTGCTGGCTATTGGCTGCAAG cTGTATTTCTTTGAGACAGCTTTGGAAATAACGCCGACACCCACTCCAGGCCATCTTACCACGAATACCAGCATGGGCCAAATGAACTGA
- the timm29 gene encoding mitochondrial import inner membrane translocase subunit Tim29, translating into MAASLVFRRWCSTTVAETVIPSKGTRWQRFRKSRVGVWCSGLLGDYKEACREIVVGAWERPVKASAYLSLLGGVWASFYTNPSEDSFEADLMDMASQLGLLSPWTRNGVSDGHVQKLSKLHSEGCLRYVSLGVASLTYRADYDPDSSLYEARCSALTVPLRELTERLLDVGFAGRWWVLDTKMKEYDVNDEEFRHLPPGLLDTVVPSPQVTEQNEQLHKDSWKHVIVLEEDEEEGKRLAEQIEEGGRGGTQSDAVGETQQQTQT; encoded by the exons ATGGCCGCCTCGTTGGTGTTCAGGAGATGGTGCTCCACAACTGTAGCAGAGACAGTAATCCCAAGTAAGGGCACGCGATGGCAACGTTTTCGGAAAAGCCGTGTGG GTGTATGGTGCAGCGGCCTGCTTGGCGACTACAAGGAGGCATGCCGTGAGATAGTTGTGGGCGCCTGGGAGCGCCCAGTAAAAGCAAGTGCCTACCTCAGCCTGCTGGGGGGCGTCTGGGCCTCCTTCTACACCAATCCCTCCGAGGACTCCTTCGAGGCAGACCTGATGGACATGGCCAGCCAGCTGGGCCTCCTCTCGCCGTGGACCCGCAATGGCGTGTCGGACGGTCACGTGCAGAAGCTGTCCAAGCTCCACAGTGAGGGATGCCTGCGCTACGTCAGCCTGGGTGTGGCCTCGCTGACGTACCGGGCTGACTATGACCCAGACTCCAGCTTGTACGAGGCCCGCTGCTCTGCCCTGACTGTGCCCTTGCGGGAGCTGACCGAGAGGCTGCTAGACGTGGGGTTCGCTGGCCGCTGGTGGGTGCTGGACACTAAGATGAAAGAATACGATGTGAACGACGAGGAATTCCGCCACCTGCCTCCGGGGCTCCTTGACACGGTGGTACCGTCGCCCCAGGTGACGGAGCAGAACGAGCAGCTGCACAAGGACTCCTGGAAGCATGTCATCGTgctggaggaggacgaggaggaggggaagaggctTGCGGAGCAGATAGAGGAAGGTGGACGGGGAGGGACTCAGAGTGATGCTGTGGGAGAGACTCagcaacagacacagacctaA